From Amphiprion ocellaris isolate individual 3 ecotype Okinawa chromosome 2, ASM2253959v1, whole genome shotgun sequence, a single genomic window includes:
- the LOC111573935 gene encoding pyroglutamyl-peptidase 1 encodes MDNSKRTVVVTGFGPFGEHTVNASWVAVQELKKLGLGSEVDLHVYEVPVEYQTVQSLVPSLWKQYHPQLVVHVGVSGMATTVTLEKCGRNHGYKGLDNSSFCPDSQCCIVGGPDCINSVIDMESVCKRVTASGLGVTVSVSKDAGRYLCDFTYYTSLYLSHGRSAFIHVPPLGKPYSGEDLGRALQAIVQVMLELQAQAEETIHCQQHFH; translated from the exons ATGGACAACAGTAAACGGACTGTGGTCGTTACag GTTTTGGGCCATTTGGAGAGCATACCGTCAATGCCAGCTGGGTAGCAGTACAG GAACTGAAGAAGCTTGGGCTGGGCAGTGAGGTGGACTTACATGTATATGAGGTTCCTGTAGAGTACCAGACAGTCCAGAGTTTGGTTCCTTCATTATGGAAGCAGTACCATCCACAG TTGGTAGTTCATGTCGGAGTCTCAGGTATGGCCACCACTGTCACACTGGAGAagtgtggcagaaatcatggctaCAAAGGCCTGGACAACAGCAGCTTCTGTCCTGATTCGCAGTGCTGCATTGTGGGAGGCCCGGACTGCATCAACTCAGTTATTGACATGGAATCAGTCTGCAAAAGAGTGACTGCATCGGGGCTGGGAGTAACTGTGTCCGTCTCCAAAGATGCTGGAag ATATCTCTGTGACTTCACCTACTACACATCTCTGTACCTGAGCCACGGTCGCTCCGCCTTCATTCACGTGCCTCCTCTTGGAAAGCCCTACAGCGGTGAAGACCTGGGCCGTGCGCTGCAGGCCATCGTCCAGGTGATGCTGGAGCTTCAGGCTCAGGCTGAGGAGACGATCCACTGCCAACAGCACTTCCACTAA
- the lsm4 gene encoding U6 snRNA-associated Sm-like protein LSm4: protein MLPLSLLKTAQNHPMLVELKNGETYNGHLVSCDNWMNINLREVICTSRDGDKFWRMPECYIRGSTIKYLRIPDEIIDMVKEEVVSKGRGRGGAQQNKQQGKGRGGAGRGLFGGRGRGMTGPGRGQQQQQQQQQPDKKPGKPPGMKNQH from the exons ATG cTTCCCCTGTCTCTGCTGAAGACTGCCCAGAACCATCCTATG CTGGTGGAGCTGAAGAATGGAGAGACGTACAACGGCCACCTGGTCAGCTGTGATAACTGGATGAACATCAACCTTAGAGAAGTCATCTGCACCTCCAGG GATGGAGATAAGTTCTGGAGGATGCCTGAGTGCTACATCCGAGGAAGCACCATCAAATATCTGCGAATCCCCGATGAGATCATCGACATGgtgaaggaggaggtggtgtCGAAGGGCCGCGGACGTGGAGGCGCCcagcagaacaaacagcagGGCAAAGGCAGAGGAGGAGCCGGCCGAG GTCTGTTTGGAGGCCGTGGTCGAGGGATGACCGGTCCTGGTCGGggccagcagcaacagcagcagcagcagcagccggaTAAGAAACCAGGCAAACCACCAGGAATGAAGAACCAGCACTGA